In Clupea harengus chromosome 12, Ch_v2.0.2, whole genome shotgun sequence, the sequence TgggtggagaagaagaaagactgGGCACGGCGACAGTTTCACCTCCGAGGTTAAGGTTAGATCATCAGAGCACTGAGACGTGACCTTCTGTCTCCACCAGGTGATTGTGCAGCGCTGCCTCTCTGCTAAGAGTCTGTCCCACGTGAAGGCCGGCTGCATCCTGTGCGGCTACCTGAAGCTGCTGCCCATGTTCCTTATGGTGTTCCCTGGCATGATCAGCAGGGTGCTCTACACAGGTGagccaaagagagaggggggagggctATTAGCTtacacactggtgtgtgtgtgtgtgtgtgaatttattcacttacatgtATTTGTCTGTTCTCCTGCAGATGTTATAGCTTGTGTGGATCCTGACGAATGTACTAAGTACTGTGGAGCCAGTGTTGGTTGCTCCAATATCGCCTACCCCAAACTGGTGGTGGACCTCATGCCTAATGGTAAACACACTTTTTatcatgagctgtgtgtgtgtgtgtgtgtgtgtgtgtgtgtgtgtgtgtgtgtgtgtgtgtgtgtgtgtgtgtgtgtgagtgtgcgtatgtgtgactCATCCATACTGCAATGTATTGTGATGtccgtgtgtatttgtgtgtttgtgtgtgtgtgtgtgtgagcagtcagGCGTGCACAGGTGTGTATACACACCTCCTTGACTCCACCTGTTCTCCTCCCCATACGCAGGTCTGAGAGGCCTCATGCTCTCTGTCATGATGGCGTCTCTGATGTCATCACTCACCTCCATCTTTAACTCGGCCAGCACGCTCTTCACCATGGACATCTACACCAAGATCCGCCGCCGCGCTTCAGAGAAGGAGCTCATGCTCGCCGGCAGGTAGGGCTGCACACGACACCTCATGAAAGGTAGATGTAAATTACACATGACACCCGTTGCTGTAGTCAAAGGTTACTAAAATGGATAATCTTATCATTATATCCATGTTAATACTTCACAATAGCTATACTACAATGTCACAGCAGTGTATTTCAGAATATTCAGAGTGCTGTCTGCCCAAAGAAACTATTTACATCATGTTTACTATGTCATATGACCAATGTTGGTATGTTTTTATGCTGGTTTAGGGTTATGTGTCTGAATGATGTGTGTCTAGTTTTCatgacagaaatgtgtgtgcagggtgttcATGCTGTTCCTGATAGGAGTGAGCATTGCCTGGATTCCTATCGTCCAATCGGCACAGAGTGGGAAGCTTTTCGACTACATCCAGTCCATCACGTCTTTCCTGGCTCCGCCCATCGCTGCTGTGTTTGCCCTCGCCATCTTCTGTAAGCGGGTCAATGAGCCGGTAAGCCTCACCCAtcccactcactctttctcaccgTCTGAGCTGTTAACGTCTGAATCCCACCAAAGGACTGTACCATCCACAAAGGTGTTTGGTACAACCaagtcacagacacatgatTTCACTCAACCTACAGTAGGTACTGACTAACTGGGTTGGGATTGGCCATTCAGACATCATCGCGTCACATAAACGCTATAGTGGATTGTATTGGCTCTACCAAATACAGACATCCATAAGTCACATGGAATAGAAAAGCTCACCTAAGCCCCATCTATTCTCTACCCCTTTCCTCTTCTCACCCGAtgtttactctcctctcctcttcgccttctgtcctctctccttcttctcctctcctatcccctCCGTTCCCctaccttctctcctctcctctcccatctcacCTCTtatctcccctcccttctcccctctcctctcctctcctctccctttccctcctctcccctcccttctctcctctcccccctctcctctcctctcctctccctttctcttatctcctctcatctcccctccccttgtctcctcttctcccctccatcCCCGTCCCCTCTTttactctcatcctctctcccttcttcttgtctttcctcctcctcttcccttcacTTCCCcgctctcctctcatcccccctcccAGGGAGCCTTCTATGGCCTGatgctgggcctgtgtgtgggcCTGTCCCGGATGATCGCCGAGTTCGCCTACGGCACAGGGAGCTGTGCCATCCCGGGCTTCTGCCCCACCATCATCTGCGGCGTGCACTACCTCTACTTCTCCATCATCCTCTTCACCATATCATGCCTCCTCATCATCGGCATCTCCCTCATGACCAAGCCCATCCCTGATGAGAACGTAAGAAGAGCTGTCCCAAGATGACTATGTACCTTTGGATCGCAATATTATTTGTCATGATACTGTATTGATACTTTGACCTCTGGGTATTGTGGTTTATTATTCTATTTATATGTGTATTCATGGGTTTCTGTAGATCGCTGACATAAATGAAGAATCTAACGCCTGTAGATTGCAATTACAAACAAATTACAGACATAGGTATTTTTATTATAAGCGCTGTCATATTAAATATGCCTTTAATTTGTCTCATTCCTTCATGTAAgtgactcctctcctccttatGGACTACTGGCCGAGTTTGTCTGGTTAGACTCTAGAATTGGCAGTCcttcagtgctgtttttttctgcatttaTAAACCTAGGGTTAACGTGATTTTTCTAGTTAGATGTGGCTACTGCCAATTCTGAAACAAAGCAGACAAAATCTAAAACTTTTAAAGGCTCTTTAGTTTGTTTACATTCAGGGCGCTCTAAAAGCTTTGAATCTAAGAGGTAATAATCCACTAATgaggtgttctgtctgtgtacaACCCATCTGAGAATTCTTTGGCTATCAGCTTTATGCAGTTTTCATAAATGTTCACAAaggatcttttgtgtgtgaaagactcttaaaaaaaacctctaaGCCCTACATTTGTTTGAGAATTTCAAAAGAATGATTCTAATTAGTGAATCGTGCCCTTGTCTACCCAAATACATCAGCGTGTGATTCACAACAGACACGCTGCTCATGTGACTGGCCTGTTTTCCTGCCCCTGACTGAAAGTTAGTGTTGGCCcacttgctgttgtttttttccggTGCTTGACTCCTGTCTGACCCctggggctggtgtgtgtgtgtgtgtgtgtgtgctgcagcttTATCGCCTCTGCTGGAGCCTCCGCAACAACACAGAGAAGAGGATCGACCTGGAGGCGGAGGACTGGACAGACCAGCAGGATGACAGCTCCATGGGGGTGGAAGGTGGGAAAGCAGCCTgcatcagcacagcacagcacagcacaacacagcacaatacAACACAGCTAAGCACACTACCATaccacacagcaccacataTCATTTCACACAGCAAAACctaccacagcacagcacagcacagcacaacataaTTCAACACACCTGAGCACACCACCATACCTCACCCATACCcagcacaatacaaaacaacacaacacacaccccactggtAAAAAGGCAGAGATTAATGCTCACAAAATTGAATATGATATGTAGATGGTACGTAAGGCACAGGTGCATTTTCTTGAAAACCCCATAATATTGACCTTTGACGTTTGATCACACATGACATATGATATTCTGCCATTCTGCAGAGCCCGAGGATGAGCCTGGCTTCTGTAAGAAGGCCTACAACTGGTTCTGCGGCTTTGAGCAGAAGAAGGGCCCACGACTGAGcgcagaggagcaggaggagctgcAGAAGAAGCTGACTGACACCACGGAAGTTCCACTGTGGAGGAACGTGGTGAACGCCAACGCCCTCAtcctcctgtgtgtctgcgtcttcTTCCATGGTTTCTACGGTTAGCGAGCGTGGCCCGAATGTTTACACAGGAGTACGTACAGATTGACGCATTCattgacacaaatacacacatttacacacacaagcgcgcacacacacacacaaacactcacaaacacacacacacacacacacacacacacacacacacacacacacacacacacacacacacaaacacacattctcaagCATACTCTATAAACATCAAAGATCTAGATGCTAGACTGAAATAAAGATGACCAGGACACTGTAAATGCTCTTATCTAGACTAGAAATATAATATTGACAAGTCTGACTTCTTATGATTTCCTATTTAAAGCACTTAAGACGGCTGGGATTTTGTTTTGCTACCTTTCATATCCATGGCTCGTTCCCTGATTTAAAAGACAGTCTCATCCTCCACCACTTCCATCCATCATTGTGCACATCACTGTATGCtgactgaaaaaaatcaaatctGCAATTCCAAACGAATGTTGGTCCTGAACTAAACTTTTTTCCCCCCGACATTGAACTCAATCTAATCTGAGTCCACATGGCCTACCAGCACACAGGTGTGCCCAACTGTGAATGGCatactgtttctttctctttctgccatATCTTAAATACCTGTCAGCGGCCATAATAGGCCACAGATTTACGTATACGTTTGTCAACATAAATGAATGTCAGTCCATGCTTACAGTTCTTATGGTTCTAGTTCTAGATTAATGACTCAGACTATTATTTTATCAAAGGTTAAACACTGAGGTGATATACTGCTTATCTTGTGATAAGGGGACCTTATGACGAAGCTCTTTTGAAAGAGCTTTTACAATGCATAGTTACTGGTATTAAAATATTAATGTTGGACATGGTGGTTGGTTGGGTGTTGAAATTACTGTATTATTGTCCTTTATAATTGCACTACTTTATCCTATGTATAAAGTTTTATAAATAAACTGAATTTGAATAATTAAAGGGAGCAATGTATTTCAATCGGTTCATTCTACCAAATGAGAATCAATAAGTTTAAAGAACTCTCCTCCCTGTTGGTAGAACGAACATGAAGTTACATGATGAAGTGACATGTCTAGAAAAGCTGATGTATTTGTTATAACCAAACAATTAAATGTGTAAATCAATGCAACCTGTGACAGCGAAGAAATGGTCGGGGAAACCAGGAATTAAACAGTTCCTCATTCCTCCTTTGTGGTGACAAGTTAATGACTGATGCAGGCTTCTCTTTGAGAGGAATTTCCTTGTGTTCACAGTATTACTGATTTCCCAGATCTGTGTTTAACATTCACATGGTGTATCACTGCATGCATTTCATCCATATATAGGCCTAGACACATTCAGTGACACTAGCATCAATGTAATTATATAGGCAAAAGTTTGTACagataaacaaatcataaaacacacacatgaaatccCACAATTACACAGGagatattattatataaaataaCACGAACTGTCTAAGGTACCGTCATTCAAATTATTTTTCAAGTTTCAGGAAGGGGCACCGACAACCTAACTCTCTTCTAGATttattcagtttgttttcatcatCTCCAAGCTTAATTTCAATTCTGCACATTTTTCTTTAATCATAACACACGCAAGTCTATTTTGAGCCAGGACACTGAGACTATATGAGCTGTATCTCACTTAACTCTTGGTGGCGGCAATTATCAACAAATTCCAACTCGGCTTTTTCAACACAAGATCTGCCCTTCGCGCTCCCCGCGTGCAGTAACACAGTGACATGATTGATGTGTAAATATGTTCGCTGACTCCTGAATGGCTCCTGTGTTGCTAGGTCTATGAACAGGGGTAGGCTGTCACATTATTCCGTCCCAGCAagcttgtgtgagagtgtagctGAGTGAAATTATCAAGCGGAGCTCACTGACACCCTCCATGCTCATAGGCTGTTGTGAGGTAAAATATCTTGTATCTGGCCCGAGTCCGTTGTTAGATGGCAATTTCACTAATGGTCTTACTCAGCCATTCCTCTCGCCTTAGACGCAGACAGACAATAGTTCAAAACCACAGCCGTTTTAGTTAGAGCAAGTGGGTAAACCACTGAAAGATCTGTGAAACAGCTAGGTCCAAGATCATCGACTGCATACAGTCATTACAAAGCCTCTATATACAGTCATTGTCCAAGACCGTATCTGGTGAATGTTGTTAGAGTCATAATGGTTGTACCTACTCACAGTcatatctttatatatatagtatgtcTATATACTAGTACACTGTCGGATAGTCCATTCTATATGGAAAATTTGACCGCATGAC encodes:
- the slc5a1 gene encoding sodium/glucose cotransporter 1 isoform X1, producing the protein MNWEYFGLSFLRNGPSNETSEPLAVNNPADISVIVVYFIVVLAVGIWAMLSTSRGTVGGFFLAGRSMVWWPIGASLFASNIGSGHFVGIAGTAAATGIAIGGFEWNALVIVIVLGWLFVPIYIKAGVVTMPEYLKKRFGGQRIRIYLSVLSLVLYVFTKISADMFAGAIFINQALGLNIYLAVVLLLLITALYTVTGGLAAVIYTDTLQTVIMVVGSFILMGFAFNEVGGYNNFQQRYMNAIPSIVGMNISEECYTPRPDSFHIFRDAVTGDLPWPGLVFGLTIQAGWYWCTDQVIVQRCLSAKSLSHVKAGCILCGYLKLLPMFLMVFPGMISRVLYTGEPKREGGGLLAYTLVCVCVCEFIHLHVFVCSPADVIACVDPDECTKYCGASVGCSNIAYPKLVVDLMPNGLRGLMLSVMMASLMSSLTSIFNSASTLFTMDIYTKIRRRASEKELMLAGRVFMLFLIGVSIAWIPIVQSAQSGKLFDYIQSITSFLAPPIAAVFALAIFCKRVNEPGAFYGLMLGLCVGLSRMIAEFAYGTGSCAIPGFCPTIICGVHYLYFSIILFTISCLLIIGISLMTKPIPDENLYRLCWSLRNNTEKRIDLEAEDWTDQQDDSSMGVEEPEDEPGFCKKAYNWFCGFEQKKGPRLSAEEQEELQKKLTDTTEVPLWRNVVNANALILLCVCVFFHGFYG
- the slc5a1 gene encoding sodium/glucose cotransporter 1 isoform X2, which produces MNWEYFGLSFLRNGPSNETSEPLAVNNPADISVIVVYFIVVLAVGIWAMLSTSRGTVGGFFLAGRSMVWWPIGASLFASNIGSGHFVGIAGTAAATGIAIGGFEWNALVIVIVLGWLFVPIYIKAGVVTMPEYLKKRFGGQRIRIYLSVLSLVLYVFTKISADMFAGAIFINQALGLNIYLAVVLLLLITALYTVTGGLAAVIYTDTLQTVIMVVGSFILMGFAFNEVGGYNNFQQRYMNAIPSIVGMNISEECYTPRPDSFHIFRDAVTGDLPWPGLVFGLTIQAGWYWCTDQVIVQRCLSAKSLSHVKAGCILCGYLKLLPMFLMVFPGMISRVLYTDVIACVDPDECTKYCGASVGCSNIAYPKLVVDLMPNGLRGLMLSVMMASLMSSLTSIFNSASTLFTMDIYTKIRRRASEKELMLAGRVFMLFLIGVSIAWIPIVQSAQSGKLFDYIQSITSFLAPPIAAVFALAIFCKRVNEPGAFYGLMLGLCVGLSRMIAEFAYGTGSCAIPGFCPTIICGVHYLYFSIILFTISCLLIIGISLMTKPIPDENLYRLCWSLRNNTEKRIDLEAEDWTDQQDDSSMGVEEPEDEPGFCKKAYNWFCGFEQKKGPRLSAEEQEELQKKLTDTTEVPLWRNVVNANALILLCVCVFFHGFYG